Genomic window (Sphingomonas sp. S1-29):
TCACGATCGGGCGGATGAATGCCGAGGTAGCGCAGGTGTTGGGCGGGCTCGCGCCGGGGGATCGGGTGGTCCTTCACCCCGGCGACAAGGTGGCCGACGGGGTGAAAGTGACATTGCCCGCGACGCGGCGCTAAGCACGTCAGGGGCGGATCGCCACCTTGCGCACCCCTCGCGCTGGTGCGCAAACAGGTCGTCGGCGGTCTTGATATCGTCGAGCCGGAAATGATGCGTGACCAGGGCTGGGGTATCGACCCTGCCGCCTGCTCCCGCCGCCAGCCGCCGCCGTATCCGAACTACATTGCCCCCTCGACCGGCCCCACAGCGCCCGCCGCGGCGTAGCACCGCATAGGCCCAGATCTCGATCGCGTGCAGCGCGACCTCGAACTATGCCCGGCGCCCGCGCGCGGCGTGTTGCGGCCCTTCGTTCCCGCCGAAAGCGCGATCGATGCCGACCCGCGATGGCTCGCGAACATATCCTGCGGCACGCGCTCGCGCTCGATCGCGCAGGCCTCGACGCCGAGCTCGATCGGCTAGGCGGCGTGGACAAATTGTTTGACGCGAAACTTGGTGGTTGATTCAAGGCTTCCTTTTGGAGGCGGGGTTGAGCCGGGGCGATCTGAGCGAAGCTGAGTGGCGTGTTTTGAAGGGTTTGCTGCCGATTGATGCGGCAAACCGGGGGCCTGGGCGGCCGCCCGAAGAGAACCGTTCGATCATTAACGGCATCCTCTGGCGGCTACGGTGCGGCACGCCTTGGCGCGATGTGCCGCCCAAATATGGCAACTGGAACACGATTTACCGGCGGTTTCGGCGCTGGAGCGAGGCCGGGGTGTGGGAGGCCGTATCGGTCACGCTGGCGGAGATGATGGCCGACAGCGGCCACTATAGCATCGACAGCACCACTGTTCGCGCTCACGTCTCGGCAGCGGGCGGAAAAGGGGGGCTCATCGACGCGCTCTTGGCCGCTCGCGGGGCGGGTTTACCAGTAAACTTCACTGTCTGGCAGATGCCCGAGGAAGACCGCTCGCCTTCCACCTGACGGTTGGCGAAGCGGCCGATTGCAAGGCCTATGATACGCTGATCGCCCTGCCCGAGCAGGTGCCCAAGGCGCTGCTAGCCGACAAAGGGTATGACGCCGACGCCATCCGCGCTGACCTTGCACGCCGCAACATCCAGGCGGTCATCCCGGGCCGTTCGAACCGCCGTATCAAGATCGACCATGACCGGGGGCTCTACAGAGAGCGAAACCACATCGAGCGCTTCTTCGGTCGCCTGAAAACCAACCGCGCCATCGCAACCCGATATGACCAACTCTCCGAAAGCTTCCTCAGCATGGTCCACATCGCCGCCGCCAGATACTGGCTCAAATTTGTCCACGCCGCCTAGCATCTCGCTAAGGGTTGAAAAAGTAATCTAAGGCGTGGTCACGTTCTTCGATGACGTTCGTGGGCAGCCGGTGCGTTCACGAGGTCAGCGGGGTTGAGACGGGCCGACCTTCCAGCTCGCGATATGTCTCCGCGAGCCGACCGACCGTCGCGACCATGTGGACGCGCAACTCCAGTGGCCCGAGGATCTCGATCTCGGTGCCGAAGCGCAGAAGCTCGACAACGGCGTGCTCTGGCGTCGCGGCGGGCATCGTCGCGGTCCGCCAGCCGTCCGCGTCGGGCGCATCTATCACCGCCCTGGCTCTCACATAGGCGGGCAGGATCGAGTCCATCATCCGAATGCCGCGCGGGGAGAGGCGGACCGTGGCCTTGTGCGGGTGCAGTTCGGCATCGAGCCGTTGGACGCTCTCGGTCCAGTGGACTTCAAGGTCGAACGGGTCGGGCCGCGCAAACCGCTCGTCGAGTACCTCAAGGCTGAGAATGCGCGAGATGCGGTAGGTGCGCACGCTCGCCTCGACTTGGCCGACGAGATACCAAGCCCCGCCCTTGAGCACGATGCCGAGTGGTTCGACGCGGCGGTCCCGCTCCCCCGTCCAGCTACGGTAGCGGATGCGCAGCGGGCGTTCGCGCCAGACCGCATCGGCGACGGTGGGCAGGTGGTCGAGGCTCTCGCCCTCGCCAAACCAGGCCGGGGCGTCGAGGTGGAAGCGCGAGCGCATCCGATCCGCGCCGGCGCGCACCTCGGCGGGCATCGCCGCCAGCAATTTGGTCCGCGCTGTCGCTGCCACACCGCTCAGCCCGAGATCGGCGGTCTGCCGCGTCAGGCCGGCGAGGAACAAAGCCTCGGCCTCGGCCGACGACAGGCCGTTCAGCCGCGTGCGATAACCGTCGAGCAGGCGGTAGCCGCCGGTGTTCCCGCGTTCGCTATAGACCGGAATGCCCGCCGCACTCAGCGCGTCGACGTCGCGGTAAATGGTGCGCAGCGACACCTCACACTCGTCGGCCAGCGCCTGCGCCGTGACGCGGCCCTTCGCCTGCAGGGTGGTCAGGATCGAGAGGAGTCGGCTTGCTCGCATCGCATTAGCATAAGGCAACCTGACACAAGATGACAGGTAAGGGCGCGCATAGCGGCTTCACCCGTTGCGACTCACGCTGCGGGAAGATCGATCAGGAGAGCTGTTCATGACCGAAGACCGCACCATCACCTTATTTCATTCCCCGCAGACTCGCTCGTCCGCGACGCTCGCGTTGCTAGAGGAGCTGGGGGCACCCTACGAGCTAAAGGTCCTCAACATGAAGGCGGGCGACCAGCGTCGGCCTGACTATCTTGCTATCAATCCTATGGGCAAAGTGCCCGCAATTCTCGACTGCGGGGTACTGGTGACCGAGCAGGTCGCCATTGTCATCCACCTCGCCGACCGCTTTCCCGAGGCCGGGCTCGCACCCGCGCTCGGCGATCCACGGCGGGGTGCCTATCTTCGTTGGCTCGCCTTCTACGCCGGGTGCTTCGAGCCTGCGGTGGTGGATAGATTTCTGCAGCACACGCCACCTGCCGGCCAGTCGATCTACCGCGACTTCGACACGATGCTGGACATTTTGGAGGCGCAGCTCGCTGAGGGCCCATACCTGCTCGGGGACGCGTTCACCGCCGCCGACATTCTGTGGGGCGGGTCGCTGCGCTGGACGATGATGTTCGGGATCGTGCCGCCGCGGCCAGTGTTCGCCGCCTATGCGGATCGAATTGGCGCACGAGCCGCGGTGCGGAAAATCGACGCGCTCGATGCAACACTCGCGGCTGAGCATGAGGCGGCGGTGGCACCTAAGGCGGCCGCGGTCGCCTGAGGCACGCGCGGACGGCGACGACCGGTAAGCGCATGGGACTTCATGAGCGTACCGGTCGTCGCTCACCTTGGCGGAGCTGGAAGTGATCCCACGGACAATCCCGATTGCAGCACCTGAACAAGCGTCCGGTGTCGGGCATACCGCTTGGCTGTGCCAATGTCGGGAACTGGGTCATGATGCCGAGTAGCCGCCGTTCGGATTTGCGCCCCAATATCCAGCCATATTGGCGCCCCTAGGGCATACCCCACAGCAGACGCTCCCTTAGCTTCATGCTGCCGCATACTTAAGCTGCGCGACCTGTTGTGGCCTGCCACCAATCCGGTCAGAATGACGGCGATAAGCGGCCCGAAGGCCGACGAAACCATTGATTCATTCTGCGGCGGCGAAAACGAGAACGCCCGGCACTTCGGCGCTGGCTGTGCTACCGCGAAGGGCCACGAAGGCGGCGGTTCCGCGGACGTACAGCACGCGCTGGGCATCAACCTCGCGAATCGGTAACCCGCGCTTGCGCAGCGCCTCGAGCATGTCGACGGGGTAACGCCCAGCCGGGACCAGCTCGTCGCGGGCGAGCAGCGGCACGCCGAGCTGTTCGTAGTTGAGGAGCAGCGGCGGAGCAGCGGCGAGCGCAGGCAGGTCGGCATCCGCGCGGCGCAGACCGCTCACGAGCCGCAGCGTCTCGGGCACAACCGAAGATCCGATAGCAGCAACTGCGGCGACCGGCTTCCCGCGTTCGAGAAGGATCATCGGTGTCATGTCGCTTGGCAGGCGCGCGCCGGGCGCGATGGCGGTGAGCAGGTGGCGATAGATGCTCGCGGGGACCGGCAGCGGCACGCCGCCGAGCACCAGCCCCGAATCACCCCAGACGGCGGTGTTGCTCGAATGGACCAGCGCCGCGACATTGCCCCAGCGATCGACCGCGACTACCGATGCGCTGTGGTGGCCGGGGTCGGTCGGCACGTCGGCACCGAGCATCTCCTCCATCGCGAGCGCGGCAGCGGCGCCATATTCCGGGGTCACGCGGGCGGCGCAGGTCCCGCCTACGCCTACACGCTTTTCGAACGCCGCGGCGGCGGGGCCATGATGTCCGTAGATCGCAGTGCGCAGCGCCAGCGCAGTCGTGCGGAACGCCTCGCCGCCCTCCCTCGCGCTTCCGGAATGGTCGATCAGGTTGAGCGCTTCCAGCACGGCGCAGCCGCTGGTGTTGGTCGCCGCTGGTCCGGCGAGGGTGGCGCCCGCCGAACTGTAAAGGAGGGGCTCGCCCCAGCTTGGAGCGTAGGCGCGCATCTCGGCCAGGGTCGCCGCGCCGCCTGCGCCGCGCACCGTCTCGACATAACGCTGCGCCCAGGCGCCGCTGTACATGTAACGGGCACCGTCCTTCGCGAGCGACTTCAGCAGGGCCGCAAGCTCGGGCTGGACGAAGCGACTGCCGACTATGGGGCTGGCGCCGCCGGGTAGCGCGAAGGCTCGGCCGGACTCGGTCTTCCGGAGCGGCGCGGTGGCGATGCTGAAATAGCCAGCAAGCAGCGGCGTGACCGGCACGCCATTCTCGGCATACCAGATCGAAGGTGCTAGCAGCCGCGCGAACCGCAGCTTGCCGAAGCGGCGGTGCATCGCCTCCATGCCGCCCATGAAGCCCGGCACCAGCATCTTTCGTCCGAGCGCCCCGGAGGCGTTGGCGGGCGGCGCCATGCCGGTCACCAGGCTCAAATCGGCATCCGGGATGGTCGCCCGCGACGTCTCGCCGCGCCAGCTGCCCCAGCCCGCGTCCATCGCATAGACCCGCCCGTTGCGCGCTTCGTAATAGACTAGCTGGGCGACCCCCGCGAACGAGACATTGGCGCCGAGCATCGCCGTGACCTGCGCGAATGCCGTGGTGACCGCAGCATCGGCGGCGGTCCCGCCCTCGCGCAGAACGTTCGCGCCTGCCTCAACCGCGATCGGCGATGCGCTGCCGGAGACCACCCCTTTACCGCCTCCTATTGTTCGCGTCGCGGTGGGGAACACCGCTGCTTCGCGCGCTTCGATCGCCAGCCGCTCGGGATCGGCGGACTGGGGTGCAGCGAAGCCCGGGGTCACCAGAGCGAGCGTCACCGTCAGCGCCAGGTGGCGCTTTGCATATGCCATCATTCGTCCCCTTGAGAGTTGCTCAATCCTTGAAGAACAATGCCTCGATCGGCCTTCCGAAGAGTTCGGCGATGTCGAAAGCGAGCGGTAGGCTGGGGTCGTACCGGCCGTTTTCGATCGCGTTCACCGTCTGGCGCGAGACTTTGAGACGCTCGGCGAGGTCAACCTGCGACCAGCCGCGCTCGGCGCGCAATTCCTTGAGCAGATTCCTCACCGAAACCTCAGCAGTTGTACCCAGATCGCAGCGATCCAAGCCGACTGCGTGACCACCAGCGGCACCCACATCGGCAGCCGCGGCCAGCCGATGACTTCGAGCAATGTATAGCCGATCATCAGGACCAGCGACGCACCGAACGCCCAGACCACCGCTTCCATCTGGCTGCGGCGCTGCATCTCGTCGCTCTTGCGAAACTGGCGGAGCGCGAAGCGAAGGATTCCCAGCGCGGGGAACAACGGCAGCAGGATGATCGCGGTGCGCCACCCGCCGAGTCGCGGCATGTTGAAAACGATACCGATCGAGAGGCTCAGCGTGATGACGAAGGCCGTCGTCCAGCCGAGCTGGATCAGCAATGCGCGGACGATTTCGCGACGAAGCTCAGCGTGCATTTCAGTATCCCGCTTATGGAAAGCCTCTTTTCCATAGACCAAGTCGCCGTTGATGACAAGGAGGCTTTACACAAGTTTCCTTTACATCATTCGGCTCTTCGATCAGTCGGAGGCGTGGGCTGGAGCCCCGGGGGGCGTCAAGGCGGCAGCGTCGAGCAAACTTCAGCCAAAAGCTGCAGGTCAGCTGGCGGCCCAATTCCAGCTGGAAAGCATATGAACGAATGACCGGTTTCGGGGCGTGGCCAACCGAGCTTTAGTGACCGCAAATGGGTCCTTTCGGCCTGGAAGCGGCCAAGCGGTTTTCGCCCAGTTGCGGTCGTCCCACAGGACCGTAACAAACGACGGAAGTTGTCGTTCGTTACCCCGACTTTTGTGCGGTCACGGTCAGCCATCGAGCCGGCTCACTGAAGTATCCGACCCCGTCATAGGTTTCGAAAGCCAGCCTGGCCCAATGTCCCGCGGATCGATACGCCGCTTCCATATCGTCTTCGTCCGGATAATTATAGTAGCGCCCATGCTGATCCCATCCAGGCGAACCACCGGTTTTGAAGCTAGCAAAATGCCAGCCTTCAGCCGTAAGCGCCTCGTGAATTCGGCGAAGGACAACTGGCAATTCCTTCGCCGGGACATGCAGCAGTGATGCACACGCGACGACCGCGTCGTACTCGGCCGTGGCATTGAGTTGATCGAAACGCATCGTTCGCGCCCCGTGTGACAAACGTTCGTTGGCAATGGCCGCCATGGCCGCAACACCATCGGTCGCGTCAACACGATAGCCAAGCCGTTCCATTGCCAAAGCATCGCTACCGCCCCCGCAACCAAGCTCCAAAATCCTAGCGCCCGCAGGAACGTGAGGGAGGAAGGCCAGAAGGTCAGGCGAAACCTCGTCGGGGCGGGCACCAATATATGAAGGCGCGTTCGTCTGATAGAACTCTAACGTCGACGCGTCGGAGGCTGATGGCATGTCCATTTATGTGGTGTAGCGGTTCAATAGCGGACAGTCATCTTCCCACCACCTACCGCCGTTCGGGCGCGGGTAATCGTCGCGACGCTCTTGAAAGCTGACTGGCCGTTGCTGG
Coding sequences:
- a CDS encoding helix-turn-helix transcriptional regulator → MRASRLLSILTTLQAKGRVTAQALADECEVSLRTIYRDVDALSAAGIPVYSERGNTGGYRLLDGYRTRLNGLSSAEAEALFLAGLTRQTADLGLSGVAATARTKLLAAMPAEVRAGADRMRSRFHLDAPAWFGEGESLDHLPTVADAVWRERPLRIRYRSWTGERDRRVEPLGIVLKGGAWYLVGQVEASVRTYRISRILSLEVLDERFARPDPFDLEVHWTESVQRLDAELHPHKATVRLSPRGIRMMDSILPAYVRARAVIDAPDADGWRTATMPAATPEHAVVELLRFGTEIEILGPLELRVHMVATVGRLAETYRELEGRPVSTPLTS
- a CDS encoding glutathione S-transferase family protein, with translation MTEDRTITLFHSPQTRSSATLALLEELGAPYELKVLNMKAGDQRRPDYLAINPMGKVPAILDCGVLVTEQVAIVIHLADRFPEAGLAPALGDPRRGAYLRWLAFYAGCFEPAVVDRFLQHTPPAGQSIYRDFDTMLDILEAQLAEGPYLLGDAFTAADILWGGSLRWTMMFGIVPPRPVFAAYADRIGARAAVRKIDALDATLAAEHEAAVAPKAAAVA
- a CDS encoding gamma-glutamyltransferase; this encodes MMAYAKRHLALTVTLALVTPGFAAPQSADPERLAIEAREAAVFPTATRTIGGGKGVVSGSASPIAVEAGANVLREGGTAADAAVTTAFAQVTAMLGANVSFAGVAQLVYYEARNGRVYAMDAGWGSWRGETSRATIPDADLSLVTGMAPPANASGALGRKMLVPGFMGGMEAMHRRFGKLRFARLLAPSIWYAENGVPVTPLLAGYFSIATAPLRKTESGRAFALPGGASPIVGSRFVQPELAALLKSLAKDGARYMYSGAWAQRYVETVRGAGGAATLAEMRAYAPSWGEPLLYSSAGATLAGPAATNTSGCAVLEALNLIDHSGSAREGGEAFRTTALALRTAIYGHHGPAAAAFEKRVGVGGTCAARVTPEYGAAAALAMEEMLGADVPTDPGHHSASVVAVDRWGNVAALVHSSNTAVWGDSGLVLGGVPLPVPASIYRHLLTAIAPGARLPSDMTPMILLERGKPVAAVAAIGSSVVPETLRLVSGLRRADADLPALAAAPPLLLNYEQLGVPLLARDELVPAGRYPVDMLEALRKRGLPIREVDAQRVLYVRGTAAFVALRGSTASAEVPGVLVFAAAE
- a CDS encoding helix-turn-helix transcriptional regulator; translation: MRNLLKELRAERGWSQVDLAERLKVSRQTVNAIENGRYDPSLPLAFDIAELFGRPIEALFFKD
- a CDS encoding class I SAM-dependent methyltransferase — encoded protein: MDMPSASDASTLEFYQTNAPSYIGARPDEVSPDLLAFLPHVPAGARILELGCGGGSDALAMERLGYRVDATDGVAAMAAIANERLSHGARTMRFDQLNATAEYDAVVACASLLHVPAKELPVVLRRIHEALTAEGWHFASFKTGGSPGWDQHGRYYNYPDEDDMEAAYRSAGHWARLAFETYDGVGYFSEPARWLTVTAQKSG